The genomic window GCTGGAGTTTCAGTATATCTGTATGACAAGGGGGACCTGGTGAGTACTGAATTTAATCCTCCAGCAAAACCCAATCCCCCTGTGATTCTAAGGAGATCCTATGACAGCATCGAGCTGAAACTCATTCCGGCTGATTTCGGGGTTGCGGAGATCGATAGCTACAAGGTGGAGTATAAGTGTGAAGATGAAAAGTGGAGGGAGGTCAATACCCAGAGCAATCTTCAGAGATATGCGGTGAAAGACCTCTTGCCTAATTCAAGGTATCAGTTTCGATATGCTGCAGTTTGTATCCCAGGGCTAAGCGAGGTCAGTGATGGCAGTGATATAGCAATGACTCAACCCAGCAGCCCCCCTGGGATTCCACATGCTGCCCTTCTAGGAGATTCTGAAATTACACTCATGTGGAAGGAACCTGTCACCATTGGCAAAGAAGTCCAGATAAGACAATATAAAATGGAATACCAGCCAGAAACCAAACAGGGAACCGGGAAAGATTCCTGGACTGAACAGATATGTTTAAGAAAAAGAGAGACCTGTGACATTGATGGTCTTCTTAATGATACTTCCTATAGGTTCAGAGTGTCAGCCATATATGAAGGGAATCTCGGGGTTAGCGATCCAAGTGACGAGGCCATCATCTTGATACCGAAAGACAGACAAGAACAGAGGGCTTGCCTCCTGTTTCTCAAGGAGAGCACCTTGTTGACGGCTGGAAAACCCTCAATTTACCAGCTTGGAACCACCCTTCTTCAAAATGGTCCAGAAGGATGCAGGAGGTTCATCCTAGGGAAGGAGAGACTTCAGAGGAACAAGAAGGTGATCCTGTTATTGGGAGTGACTGGAACAGGTAAAACATCTCTCATCAACATGATGGTCAACTATGCCCTGGGAGTTCAGAGGAAGGACAACTTCCGATTCAAGCTGGTACAAGAAGCTACCAACCAAACGCAGAGCACAACAGGCGAGGTTACAATCTATGAAATAAACGCTGGCAGCGGCTTTCAAATTCCATTTTCCCTAACCATAGTAGACACTCCAGGATTCGAAGACACTCTAGGAGTGGGAGAGGATGAGATAACCCAGAAGATCCAAAATGTGTTTTCCACTTCCGGTGGAATTGACAGCTTAGATGCCATTTGCTTTGTAATCCAGGCTGCTCCCGCTGTTTTTACACCCAAACAGAAGCTTGTGCTTCAATCAATGTTTTCCATATTTGGGAATGACATTAAGGACAACATCCAGCTCCTAATCACCTTCTCTGATGGACAGACGCCTCCTGTTTTGAAAGCCATAGAAGAATCCAATGTCCTGTTTCCCAAGGATGAAGCAGGTTTGATCTACTTCAAATTCAATAATTCTGTGCTGTTTGATGAGAACACTACAGTTGGAGGGGACTTGAACTTCAATGAGCTCTACTGGAAAATGGGCACCAGAAGCGTGAAGGACTTTTTCGCCAAGCTGAACATCCTGGAAACAAGAAGCTTGACCTTGACCAAGGAAGTGCTGAGGGAGCGCGAGGAGCTGGGCGCGTCACTGAAAGGAATGGGATTGCAGATTAAAACTAAGCTGGTAAAGCTGGATGAGCTCAGAAAGACACAGGAAGCTCTGAGGCATCACATGAACGAGAAGGAAGGCAACAAAAACTTTGAGTACACTGTGAACGTGATCGTTCCCACCAAGGAAGTCCTCTACGGCTCACTAGCAATGAATTGTAACAACTGCTGCACCACTTGCTGCTGGTACGGGGATACTCATGAAAATGCCACCAGATATTTGCGAACTTACATTACAAACATGAACTACTGTCAAGAGTGTCCACGTAAATGTGATTGGACAGCCCACACCGGAAATGATTTCAAGTGGACGCAAATTGTGAAGGCAGAGAAAAGAACTTATGAAGATCTGAAGAAGAAGTACGAAGAGGCATCAAGGCAGGTGACTTCACTGGAGATGTTGACTGTGACACTTCAGCAGGAGTTTTCCAGGGCCAAAGAAGAGGTACTACGGCTCATCAGCGAGGCATCTCAACGGCTCCGTCGCCTTCAAGAGATCTCTCTTAGAGCCAACCTAACCTCCACTACAGATTACATTGAGCAGCTGATCAAAGAAGAGGAGGCGGGAGGGAAGCCGGGGTctccagagagagtgaggtccttGAAAGAACTTAAAGTGGAGGTGGAAACGCTAGAAAGAAGTAGGAAGTAGAGATGGTCGTGGTTGTCCTTGTACAAGAGCTTTCCTGACCTCCCAAGACCTGAGAACCAGAGTTAACTAAAAGGAGGTGGAAACTGTACAGTTGTCCTTATGTAAGCAAGTTACTTCCTTCTGTATGATGCCGGAAAACCTTCTGTTCAACATGTAGTCTCCTTTAGAAGTTACAAATAATAAACATGAAGAAATATAAAGTGATGCCGAGTCTGACTGCACAGTTCCCAATTGCTACATTTCTCCTTTCACCTCCAGTTTCTTATAAACTTCCTTTTCATCTGTCTCCTTACTTCTTTATTCCAATTACTGGCTCTTCAATACAATCAGTGGTGCTCTGCTTTTTGTGACCTTTTCCATTGGAAGTCTTCTTCAGTCTGACCTTCTCAGCAGGGTCAAGGGTGTGTCACCTGCCCCATCCCCATTATACATACATCCAAAATATACTTTGGGGGTTCTTTTTAGAAGACCTTCAACTGGTCGATCCAAAGGCTTTTGGGATATCTCCAGCCACTGGTTGACTTGCTGGGAGTGTCCTCTGTAGAGCTGAGACTTGGTCCCAGATACCTAGAGAAGCTGGTGAAAAAGGCAAGGTGACCTCCAGACTCCTGATATCTATCAACTTCAGGTTTTAAGACTTAGGGTGGTTATCATAAATGTTTCAGCTGGCTGAAGATGCCCCCTCTCACCCAGACTGTATAGCCTTCAATAGCCTCTCTAAATCCCCCAAAAAACAAACCTCAGAGTGGGATCAGGAGCCTAGTGTCCAACTAACTATGGATACGCTTtttctcttcatttttttttaaaacttgtcgTATTTAAATGTGGAGTAACAAACACAAAGAGAGAAATGCAAGGCGCAATGTTCCAGAAAGTCTTCATATTCTCTAGATAATTGTAGTTATCTCCCTGCAGCTCCCATTCTCCCGTAATCAGCGGGGGTCACTTAGAAACATATAAAACCAAAAAAGgggaacaaaaacacaaaataagtaCCAATAAGTCACATTTATAAAGAGCACATATAATGCTCATAACAattaaaattgattaaaaaaaaacacataaatctaAACATCCGTCCTACAGCAACACCACTGAGGACCACAGGTCGTGCAAAACTAGGGCCAACCAAGCTTACAACGTCCCAGATAGAGTTAAGTATCAATGCAGGTGGCAATTGCAGTCAACTTAGCTTTGAGTTTGTGTCCTTATTCTGGAGCCAAAGGGTTTACGCTGGATAAAATatggccagatagcttaactcgtaccttttacaagcacaacaagttctttgtcttttcttcactttattggggaacGCATAGACACACAAAGGCACTtgtagatgatgatgatgttgttGTGAGAGAGAGCTTCTCTATAGTGAGTTtgcttgatagtagggaaaggtaaaaaacggTGATAGTTGCCAGGAGGTGAATAGCATGAGATGTACTTACTCAGCCAGCTAGGGTAGAAAGGAAGTGTAAAGGAATCTGGGAAACAGGAATAGTCTCAGGATCAGACTGTCAGCAAGACaaagggggtaggaatagcccactctcatcTAGGAGAATAGGAGGTTGCAAGTaaccaacactgactagggctgtctaaacaacatgtaacaataatgttgccttttcacatgcagctagatgctgggacaggggaaatagcaggcagctaaactagggagacatgaatcctatgagctgcaaagggagacagagaaatatgAAATCCTGTTCCAGGGCAGTCCTCATGGAAGTATGGAAACGGCTGGAGCAGATGAAAAGCAGCACTCTGACCTCCGACGTCACGGTATCACGCTGCGTGCtgacgtcacctctacgcgttttgcgCACCAATAGTGTTTCATCAAGGGGATGGTCTTAGGAGtataacaaaaaacagacaaagatgcccaaagctacttccaatgtgacaaaaatacacagtgcgatacctatatattctcttgaaaaagggtaatttagtttaaccctttggccaaagcgtcttaagcctgctgccactttcaaggcatggccgtagcaggtcctaacactaacctgggttaaaattcttatttacctgtataattaggggaagaatgatcacattggatctgtcgtaacctggcaatatgaaactgacctgccaacttgggaAGTCGTGTGTTCATTGGTGGTCTTAGGTGTCCTGAGGCGGGGGTTTAAATACCAGAAGGCTAATACCTGCCTCTGCTCCCCCTGCAATCCCTTGTTTCTCCCTCCTCTTACCCAACGTGCCACCCCGAGGGACATGCCCTGAGATCGCTTCTCTAAGTGAGTAGACTTAGGGTGGTTAGGATAAACGCTTAAGCTGGCTGAAGATACCCCTCTCACCCAGACTGTATAGGCTTCAATCGCCCCTCTAAATCCTAAAACAAACCTCAGAGTGGGATCAGAAGCCTAGTGTCCACCTAACTATGGATACGCTTTTTCCCTTCATTTTTTTTAACTGGTCTTATTTAAATGTGGAGTAACACACACAACTATTATAGAAGGGGAGACTCCCTTTTTAAGTCCCCAATAACCTTATAAATCCACCCCCTTCCCCAACAATAGCAGAGAGTGAACACACATTTTTTAAATGGAATCTGTCACTTTGTGTGATACCCCCAGGACTGCCTCCTGCCCGTGGCACACTTTGGGGGTAAATACATGGATAGGAGGAAAGATGGGGAAAATGGAAGACAAGAtgagggaggttaatgcatggctacgaaagtggtgcaggaaggaggagtTTGGGGTttatagagcactgggactcattttctgagaggtgctatctttaAGGAAGGAAttgattgcacctcaatgaagcgggatcttctgtgctacgggggagaatgttaaaaaggtcaGAGGTGatttttaaactaggatggaggggggaggggaatgatacagataatgaactaaatggaataaatAGTGATGTGGAAATAGCAAGGGGCCATGCAGGTAGAATGGGGCTAAATGGGAGTTtagcaagcagggagacacccatctatctatatatttctgaaaccgttgtatgcgtgtctggttgtcctgtccctcaggccaatgagattgctcccttggcccggcagcccccacacacctctcattggcctgaggcagagtgacgggccaaaggacacacacacactctctctctctctcctggtggccgtcactctcgcCCCTCAGGCACAAataccactcccccccctcacccaaacccaGACGCTCCACAACATCCCCACCACATGCACCGCCCTGTaccggctcccggatggaggggaagcgcggtgcggcccTCCTGGTAAGCAGCACActccatcctcctcccccctcgctcccaacaaggaacggaggggaagcgcggtgcggcgcgtgcctcctgcactcactctcacgtgcaccggctcccggacggaggggaagcgcggcgcggcccttcCTCCCCAGCCGCAAACTCtagcctcctcccccctcgctcccaacaaGGAACGCAGGGGAAGCGCGGTGCGAGCCTCTTGCCGAACCCACCTCCTATCAGTGacaggaggggaaccgtctgctgcaaggaaccaccacccggtcaaggtaagtctcccacccactgtcacccagtcaaagtcaaccatacacccacc from Ascaphus truei isolate aAscTru1 unplaced genomic scaffold, aAscTru1.hap1 HAP1_SCAFFOLD_2979, whole genome shotgun sequence includes these protein-coding regions:
- the LOC142483129 gene encoding uncharacterized protein LOC142483129 encodes the protein MATNSAPKADGDSMEIAALGRPFSIGMLYDCRNDKLTPGVTLWDTESLKKDLRIQSQENTSFEIIASDSISDKANALNVTASLKASFLGGLVTVGGSAAYLNDTKKSKNQARVSLQYSRTTRFEQLSMNQLGSRNITYKEVFEQRTATHVVVGILYGAQAFFIFDREVSSSENIRDIQGSLNLSIKGIPSISIEGEGSVKMSEKDKENANKFSCKFHGDFALESNPSNYEEAIKIYRSLPKMLGEKGEHAVPVKVWLYPLVRLDTTAAKMVRDISVNLLFEAECMMEQIREVTMQFNDMMKHYVAITFPDIKTKIQKAKDFSHQSTLSLQKQLAKILPAIRGGGEEESILGDILISRGLSPFNTQHFNEFLSRKLQEMNFVNSYLIALNEVKVISTESELNLLVLNPTIDCVLSLNFSSLDDEEEYLKDLSIWLQKEISSEKAYVDKTVMPWFKEKQVSNKARLCLKAFQTFYKVNASSECTKFIVSSTPDPNNAGVSVYLYDKGDLVSTEFNPPAKPNPPVILRRSYDSIELKLIPADFGVAEIDSYKVEYKCEDEKWREVNTQSNLQRYAVKDLLPNSRYQFRYAAVCIPGLSEVSDGSDIAMTQPSSPPGIPHAALLGDSEITLMWKEPVTIGKEVQIRQYKMEYQPETKQGTGKDSWTEQICLRKRETCDIDGLLNDTSYRFRVSAIYEGNLGVSDPSDEAIILIPKDRQEQRACLLFLKESTLLTAGKPSIYQLGTTLLQNGPEGCRRFILGKERLQRNKKVILLLGVTGTGKTSLINMMVNYALGVQRKDNFRFKLVQEATNQTQSTTGEVTIYEINAGSGFQIPFSLTIVDTPGFEDTLGVGEDEITQKIQNVFSTSGGIDSLDAICFVIQAAPAVFTPKQKLVLQSMFSIFGNDIKDNIQLLITFSDGQTPPVLKAIEESNVLFPKDEAGLIYFKFNNSVLFDENTTVGGDLNFNELYWKMGTRSVKDFFAKLNILETRSLTLTKEVLREREELGASLKGMGLQIKTKLVKLDELRKTQEALRHHMNEKEGNKNFEYTVNVIVPTKEVLYGSLAMNCNNCCTTCCWYGDTHENATRYLRTYITNMNYCQECPRKCDWTAHTGNDFKWTQIVKAEKRTYEDLKKKYEEASRQVTSLEMLTVTLQQEFSRAKEEVLRLISEASQRLRRLQEISLRANLTSTTDYIEQLIKEEEAGGKPGSPERVRSLKELKVEVETLERSRK